A region of Ignavibacteriota bacterium DNA encodes the following proteins:
- the rpsP gene encoding 30S ribosomal protein S16: MVKLRLRRKGRIHHPVYDIIAVDSRSRRDGAFLDKVGFYDPNTNPNTIRIDNEKALHWLNVGAQPTDTVGLLLSYEGVLLRRHLTFKGKTQEEIEAEVEKHKKVVTARYERRSKLRKERVIAKAKAEAAAKIKAAEEAAAPSGE, translated from the coding sequence ATGGTTAAGTTAAGATTAAGAAGAAAAGGTAGAATTCACCATCCGGTGTATGATATCATCGCAGTTGATTCACGTTCGAGACGTGATGGTGCGTTTCTTGACAAAGTTGGTTTCTATGACCCTAACACTAATCCTAATACTATCAGGATTGACAATGAAAAGGCTTTGCATTGGCTGAATGTCGGTGCACAGCCAACCGATACTGTTGGTTTACTTTTAAGTTATGAAGGCGTTCTGCTTCGCAGACATTTGACTTTCAAAGGTAAAACTCAGGAAGAAATTGAAGCTGAAGTTGAAAAGCATAAAAAAGTAGTAACTGCACGTTACGAAAGACGCAGTAAGCTTCGTAAAGAACGTGTAATAGCCAAAGCGAAAGCAGAGGCTGCCGCTAAAATTAAAGCCGCTGAAGAAGCTGCCGCTCCTTCCGGCGAATAA
- a CDS encoding TIGR01777 family oxidoreductase, which produces MKKVIISGGTGMIGRHLTERLVNSGYEVVILTRSPKRYNSTEKIRYDKLDLDDIDYTARLINGSYSVINLAGAGVADKRWTDEYKKEIYDSRINITSHLTEAINRAEKKPKSFITASAIGIYGDRGEETLTESSAAANTFLAKVCVDWEKESDKCSDLVRLVKARIGVVLAKEGGAYPQMITPFKFFVGGPIGSGKQWLSWIHIDDICGMFMWCIENPDVVGVYNFTAPNPVTMNDFAGSLGKSVSRPSLFKVPEFILKLILGESAAVVLSSQKVLPESAISTGYNYKYSILDSALASLV; this is translated from the coding sequence ATGAAAAAAGTGATAATTTCGGGTGGAACCGGTATGATAGGAAGGCATTTGACTGAGAGATTGGTTAATTCCGGTTATGAAGTAGTAATTTTAACAAGAAGTCCAAAAAGGTATAATTCAACTGAAAAAATCAGATATGATAAGCTTGATTTAGATGATATTGATTATACTGCCCGATTAATAAACGGCAGCTATTCTGTCATTAATCTTGCCGGAGCCGGTGTTGCCGATAAAAGATGGACAGATGAATACAAGAAAGAAATTTACGACAGCAGAATAAATATAACTTCACATCTTACTGAAGCGATAAATAGAGCTGAGAAAAAGCCTAAGTCGTTTATCACAGCTTCTGCAATTGGTATTTACGGAGACAGGGGAGAGGAGACTCTAACCGAGAGCTCTGCTGCTGCGAACACATTCTTAGCCAAAGTTTGTGTTGACTGGGAGAAAGAATCCGATAAATGCTCAGATTTAGTTCGTTTAGTTAAAGCAAGAATTGGAGTTGTCTTAGCAAAAGAAGGCGGAGCTTATCCGCAGATGATTACTCCATTCAAGTTTTTTGTAGGTGGTCCGATTGGAAGCGGCAAACAGTGGCTATCGTGGATACATATTGATGATATCTGTGGTATGTTTATGTGGTGTATTGAAAATCCAGATGTTGTTGGAGTCTATAATTTTACAGCTCCGAATCCTGTTACAATGAACGATTTTGCCGGAAGTCTCGGCAAGTCTGTTAGTCGCCCTTCATTATTTAAAGTCCCGGAATTTATTTTGAAATTAATACTTGGTGAATCTGCTGCTGTAGTACTTTCAAGTCAGAAAGTCTTGCCTGAATCAGCTATCTCCACCGGATATAATTACAAATATTCAATTCTTGATTCAGCTCTTGCCTCATTAGTATAA
- a CDS encoding gamma-glutamyl-gamma-aminobutyrate hydrolase family protein, with protein MKNKVILLIVFSFIICSCSKDEALKIALSKGAGSASYELYSKWLNSQNEKIEIINLYGLTPDDAVEMLKQCDGLVLTGGPDVHPVFFGREEDSSRCSIDNYRDTLEFALIRVAEELKMPVLGVCRGAQIFNVAYGGSLIIDIPDDTESEIPHQTSEGDVYHNISVEENSLLHSITESLFGTVNSNHHQSVDRLADGFIVTATTADGIVEAFENIDTDISFFLGVQWHPERMEIESRFSGPILIKFISEVKNSKLKILRK; from the coding sequence TTGAAAAATAAGGTCATACTTCTTATAGTATTTTCATTTATAATATGCTCTTGTTCTAAGGACGAAGCTCTTAAAATTGCTTTGTCTAAAGGAGCAGGCTCTGCAAGTTATGAATTATATAGTAAATGGCTTAATTCACAGAATGAAAAAATTGAAATAATAAACTTATATGGATTAACTCCTGATGATGCTGTTGAGATGCTTAAGCAGTGCGATGGACTCGTTTTAACAGGTGGTCCTGATGTTCATCCTGTTTTCTTCGGACGTGAAGAAGATTCCTCTCGTTGCAGTATTGATAATTACCGTGATACTTTGGAATTTGCTCTGATTCGCGTCGCTGAGGAATTGAAAATGCCGGTATTGGGCGTTTGTCGTGGTGCTCAGATTTTCAATGTTGCTTATGGTGGTTCTCTTATTATAGATATTCCCGATGATACTGAGTCTGAAATACCACATCAAACATCGGAAGGAGATGTATATCATAATATTTCGGTTGAAGAAAATTCACTGCTGCATAGCATAACTGAGTCACTTTTTGGAACTGTTAATTCTAATCACCACCAATCAGTTGACAGACTTGCAGATGGTTTTATTGTGACAGCTACAACTGCTGACGGAATTGTTGAAGCTTTTGAAAATATTGATACCGACATATCGTTTTTTCTCGGCGTGCAGTGGCATCCAGAGAGGATGGAGATTGAAAGCAGATTCTCCGGACCTATTTTAATTAAGTTTATATCAGAAGTAAAGAATTCAAAATTAAAAATACTGAGAAAATGA
- a CDS encoding TIGR00730 family Rossman fold protein encodes MKKKITVYCASSSNINEIYLESASKLGEMIALSGHEVVYGGGKVGLMGKLADGALRKGGKVTGIIPDFLMDLELGHSGVSKLIITKDLHERQRKMMDLADSIFVLPGGSGTFVELFEAVTWKRLGRIIIPIIIININNYFDTLIFALNKAIDEGFMRKEHFELWTVVDDIDSAVRTLHEKNSFVPFDIA; translated from the coding sequence ATGAAAAAAAAAATAACAGTTTATTGCGCTTCAAGCAGCAATATTAATGAAATATATTTAGAATCTGCATCCAAACTTGGAGAAATGATTGCTCTCAGTGGACACGAAGTTGTCTATGGTGGTGGCAAGGTTGGATTGATGGGGAAACTTGCTGACGGAGCTTTGAGAAAAGGTGGAAAAGTGACTGGAATCATACCGGATTTTCTTATGGATTTAGAGCTTGGACATAGCGGAGTGAGCAAGCTAATCATTACAAAAGACTTGCACGAGAGGCAAAGAAAGATGATGGATTTGGCTGATTCAATATTTGTACTGCCTGGAGGTTCAGGTACTTTTGTAGAGCTTTTTGAGGCTGTTACCTGGAAGAGATTAGGGAGAATTATTATACCGATTATTATTATCAACATCAATAATTATTTTGATACTTTAATTTTTGCACTGAATAAAGCAATAGACGAGGGATTTATGCGTAAAGAACATTTTGAACTGTGGACTGTTGTTGATGATATAGATTCTGCAGTCAGAACTTTACATGAAAAAAATAGTTTTGTTCCATTTGATATAGCGTGA
- a CDS encoding YeeE/YedE family protein has protein sequence MSIYSYPSNIFAGNTSNSYFLEVQKSGKFEVWFLLGAFLSAIIYSAIRKEFKPILIHDNWSKMKNNSNISRVVWSFIGGFLLLFGARLAGGCTSGHVISGGLQFAVSSYIFAIFVFVSFLSVGRLYYKNS, from the coding sequence ATATCTATTTATTCGTATCCTTCCAATATATTTGCAGGCAATACAAGTAATTCTTATTTTCTAGAAGTACAAAAATCCGGGAAATTTGAAGTATGGTTTCTGTTGGGTGCATTCCTGTCTGCTATAATTTATTCTGCCATCAGAAAAGAATTTAAACCCATATTAATTCATGATAATTGGTCAAAAATGAAAAACAACTCAAATATTTCAAGAGTGGTTTGGTCATTTATTGGTGGATTTTTACTTTTATTTGGTGCAAGATTAGCTGGCGGGTGCACAAGCGGTCATGTAATTTCCGGCGGTTTGCAGTTTGCAGTCAGCAGTTACATATTTGCGATTTTTGTATTTGTATCATTCCTTAGTGTAGGTAGATTGTATTATAAAAATTCTTGA
- a CDS encoding TonB-dependent receptor, with the protein MIRSKKYLLILFALVIFSEQTFSQESDTLKKYETSGISIISDRSAVLGNIPGSAVIIDQEQLRSMRSISGNQILRTMTGINVVDEEGAGLRMNMGIRGLDPDRSRALLVLEDGIPVALAPYGEPELYYTPSIDRMSGIEVLKGSGSIIYGPQTIGGVLNYITSDPPIAPETDFHFTAGGGGLLNAKVGYGASQGATGFMAEMHHKRADRIGITNYNIYDFMAKAKFTINERSSVSAKLGVYDESSNSTYVGLTQNMYDAGNYFQIIAPNDELNIRRYSASLNYQSVLSESMVFNTSVFAYSTSRFWRRQDFSRNSTASNQTGTIFGDTSVAGGAIYMRNSTGNRDRAFDVFGIQPQLISNVNLFGIENEVNIGARFLIEKAFEQRINGTNFRATSGNLVDDEIRTGVALSAFIQDRIHLSDKLVVTPGIRFEHFNYERDISRISSKDTSIIANQSLGEFIPGLGINYNFNDRITLFAGTHRGFAPPRTKDAITNQGAALDLAAELSWNYELGLRSSLSNYVYVELTAYMLDFSNQVIPVAESAGGLGFGLVNGGSTMHRGLEFSLMTDIGRALNHNNSIIFSLNGTYTDAKFNSDRFIGGGDNPQNINGNRLPYAPEYTISSMIQYKTNFGIGMNLNATYVGQQFTDELNTLIPSSDGTIGLMPEYYLVDFTISYELNPKSDLFISVKNLTDERYIATRRPQGIRAGIPRLITFGIDYHL; encoded by the coding sequence ATGATAAGATCTAAAAAATACTTATTAATATTGTTTGCTTTAGTTATATTTTCAGAACAAACATTTTCACAGGAAAGTGATACTTTGAAAAAATATGAAACATCAGGTATAAGTATAATAAGTGACAGAAGTGCAGTATTAGGAAATATCCCCGGTTCTGCGGTAATTATAGATCAGGAGCAACTACGCTCAATGAGAAGTATAAGTGGTAATCAAATATTACGCACTATGACAGGTATAAATGTCGTTGACGAGGAAGGAGCCGGGCTTAGAATGAATATGGGTATTCGAGGGCTTGACCCCGATAGAAGCCGCGCATTACTTGTTCTTGAAGACGGTATTCCTGTGGCTCTTGCCCCATATGGGGAGCCTGAATTGTATTATACTCCTTCAATTGACAGAATGAGTGGGATAGAAGTTCTGAAAGGTAGTGGCTCAATTATATATGGCCCTCAAACTATCGGCGGAGTTCTCAATTACATCACAAGTGATCCTCCAATTGCACCTGAAACTGATTTCCATTTTACTGCCGGAGGCGGCGGACTACTGAATGCTAAAGTCGGATATGGAGCAAGTCAGGGAGCAACCGGATTTATGGCTGAAATGCACCATAAAAGAGCTGATAGGATTGGAATCACAAATTATAATATTTATGATTTTATGGCAAAAGCTAAATTTACTATTAATGAAAGAAGTTCTGTAAGTGCTAAGCTTGGCGTATATGATGAATCTTCTAACTCTACTTATGTAGGCTTGACTCAGAATATGTATGACGCAGGAAATTATTTCCAAATTATTGCTCCCAATGATGAATTGAACATCAGACGCTACTCGGCAAGTTTGAATTATCAGTCTGTACTGAGTGAATCTATGGTTTTTAATACATCTGTATTTGCTTACAGTACTTCAAGATTTTGGAGAAGGCAGGATTTCTCACGTAATTCTACAGCTTCAAATCAAACCGGTACAATATTTGGAGATACATCGGTTGCAGGTGGTGCAATTTATATGCGTAATTCTACAGGTAATCGTGACAGAGCTTTTGATGTTTTCGGGATACAGCCTCAATTAATTTCGAATGTCAATTTGTTCGGTATTGAAAACGAAGTAAATATTGGTGCAAGATTTTTAATTGAAAAAGCCTTTGAACAAAGAATTAACGGCACAAATTTCAGAGCAACTTCAGGTAATTTGGTAGATGATGAAATCAGGACCGGCGTCGCTCTGAGTGCATTTATTCAAGATAGAATTCATCTCAGTGATAAACTTGTTGTAACTCCGGGTATAAGATTTGAGCATTTCAACTATGAACGTGATATAAGCCGTATCTCAAGTAAGGATACATCAATTATTGCTAATCAATCACTTGGAGAGTTCATACCCGGACTCGGTATAAATTATAATTTCAACGATAGAATTACACTATTTGCCGGTACTCACAGAGGCTTTGCTCCTCCAAGAACCAAAGATGCTATTACAAACCAAGGAGCAGCTCTTGATTTAGCTGCTGAATTAAGCTGGAACTACGAACTTGGTCTTCGCTCATCATTATCAAATTATGTTTATGTTGAATTAACTGCATACATGCTGGATTTTTCAAATCAGGTTATTCCAGTTGCTGAGTCTGCCGGTGGCTTAGGATTTGGTTTGGTAAATGGTGGCAGCACAATGCATAGAGGTTTAGAATTTTCGTTGATGACTGATATTGGCAGAGCATTAAATCATAACAACTCAATTATTTTTAGTCTGAATGGCACTTATACGGATGCAAAGTTTAATTCTGACAGGTTTATTGGTGGGGGTGATAATCCCCAAAATATTAATGGAAATAGGCTTCCTTATGCGCCGGAATATACGATTTCATCAATGATTCAGTACAAAACAAATTTCGGCATTGGAATGAATCTTAATGCTACTTATGTTGGGCAACAATTTACCGATGAATTGAACACTCTCATTCCAAGTTCTGATGGTACAATTGGACTTATGCCTGAATATTATCTTGTTGATTTTACAATTTCTTATGAATTAAATCCTAAATCAGATTTGTTTATATCTGTAAAAAATCTTACTGACGAGCGTTATATAGCTACAAGAAGACCTCAGGGAATAAGAGCCGGAATACCAAGGCTGATAACATTTGGTATAGATTATCATCTATAA
- a CDS encoding NYN domain-containing protein translates to MKTFILDALNIINKSSDLKAALNKSKEAGISAFCSMLSDYLLSYKSYKMILVIDGVTGQLSKYSPNISLINSIDIIADLKIKELISNYKQKSNLTIVSSDTEVYNFARANATDAMTSENFLSLITQPHKSKIVNSRQTKKNKNKEKPSNASKKEINELKSLFKEDFDFGELEDLFN, encoded by the coding sequence ATGAAGACATTTATACTTGATGCCCTGAATATTATAAACAAGAGTTCTGATTTGAAAGCTGCTTTAAACAAGTCAAAAGAAGCTGGTATATCGGCTTTTTGCAGTATGCTTTCGGATTATCTTCTGTCTTATAAGTCCTACAAAATGATACTTGTTATTGATGGAGTCACAGGACAATTAAGTAAATACAGTCCGAATATCAGCTTGATTAATTCTATTGATATTATAGCAGATTTGAAAATCAAAGAACTAATTAGTAATTACAAACAAAAGTCAAATTTAACTATAGTCAGCTCAGATACTGAAGTTTACAACTTCGCAAGAGCAAATGCAACTGATGCAATGACTTCAGAAAACTTTTTAAGCCTCATTACACAGCCACATAAATCAAAAATAGTAAATTCCCGGCAAACTAAAAAGAATAAAAACAAAGAAAAACCAAGTAATGCTTCAAAAAAAGAAATAAATGAGTTGAAATCTCTTTTTAAAGAAGATTTTGATTTTGGTGAATTGGAAGATTTATTCAATTAG
- a CDS encoding Gfo/Idh/MocA family oxidoreductase, whose product MSTVNIGVIGAGEVAQNFHLPIHHRLPNVNLFAIYDRNKSKAGLIAEKYGIPHVCNSVEEMLLLDGLHAVDICTSTDAHAETAISAIEAGKHTLIEKPVARNYKEAISIKEAADKTDLKVMVATNQRFRYDAKMLKSYVQNGDIGNIFYVQGSWLQQKRSSEWKQQIEKSGGGVLIDLGISLIDSLMWICDFPEIKSVSANTFSHLTKKVEDVCVANIKFQNGSIATMEMSWSLFSSRNSFAFNVYGSKGAAKINPVKLYKVSGDVYQPVTNTDLHSNLEIFRKSFESEIKHFINSVQGFSPVVSTVSEAVIIMKIIDAMYKSSILGTEVELD is encoded by the coding sequence ATGAGCACAGTCAATATTGGAGTAATCGGAGCAGGCGAAGTAGCACAAAATTTTCATCTGCCAATACATCATAGATTACCAAATGTGAATCTTTTTGCAATTTACGACCGAAACAAGTCTAAAGCCGGTCTGATTGCAGAAAAATATGGTATTCCGCATGTGTGTAATTCTGTTGAAGAAATGCTACTGCTTGATGGACTGCATGCTGTTGATATTTGTACTTCAACTGATGCCCACGCCGAAACTGCAATTTCTGCCATTGAAGCAGGCAAACATACTTTAATCGAAAAACCCGTAGCAAGAAATTACAAGGAAGCTATCAGCATCAAAGAAGCAGCTGATAAAACTGACCTGAAAGTTATGGTTGCTACTAATCAAAGATTCAGATATGATGCAAAAATGCTGAAAAGCTATGTCCAAAATGGTGACATCGGAAACATTTTCTATGTACAAGGAAGCTGGCTTCAGCAGAAACGCAGTAGTGAATGGAAACAACAAATCGAGAAATCAGGAGGCGGGGTACTGATTGACCTTGGTATATCTTTAATAGATTCACTTATGTGGATTTGTGATTTCCCTGAAATAAAGAGTGTTTCAGCCAATACTTTCTCGCATTTAACAAAGAAAGTTGAGGATGTGTGCGTTGCAAATATAAAGTTCCAAAACGGAAGTATTGCAACTATGGAAATGAGCTGGTCACTTTTCAGTTCAAGAAACAGTTTTGCATTTAACGTTTACGGAAGCAAAGGTGCTGCAAAAATCAATCCTGTAAAACTTTACAAAGTCAGCGGCGATGTTTATCAGCCTGTAACAAACACAGATTTACACTCAAATCTTGAAATTTTCAGGAAATCATTTGAAAGTGAAATCAAGCATTTCATAAATTCAGTTCAGGGCTTCTCACCTGTAGTATCAACTGTTTCAGAAGCTGTAATAATTATGAAAATCATAGATGCAATGTATAAATCTTCAATTTTAGGAACCGAAGTTGAGCTTGATTGA
- a CDS encoding S8 family serine peptidase, which translates to MYKIIFVLLMLNMSLVIGQEDTFPFLDIKSMGAHEFIRQNPDCDGRGVVIFILDNSVDPSIPGMISTSTSKPKVIDMQDFSNQLVLNLKEAEFETNNSLQVLMAGDIMISGADKLKFKPFDEKYFYGVIDEKKHFMNSPVSDLNSNGRKDDKFAVIAFKIKITESIVREFIGMVKPEIGSMQWVYYVDENSNGSIDDEIPRFTYKYNLDYFNFYSGDKGKRPLVVMSANLASDSHKMVINTCDGSHGTHCGGIACGYEIYNKKGNNGVAPGAFIVSLKIGSNLLSGGATTTEAMKKAYEYGIDFLKESGIKYGVYSMSYGIGSETPGRSEIEKYLNEFALKHENVIVITSNGNNGPGINSTGNPAGANNILSVGAMLPVDVLKNLYGSLRNTPWVTNFSSRGGESGKPDVIAPGGASSSVPAFERGDAFWGTSMSCPQAAGAAAILFSAANHFNIKTTGAMLKKALKFGAKPLAGYSHLDQGIGLINIQNSFDYLTAMNERREFDKSADYSIETANSYYSDKKGSAAFWKASGYFPTGSEKQTVAVKPLFYKELPAETKHNFYRIYNLVSDSPWLKTDKSEIYLRGELGGSFGMIFDSSKITKPGLYSGRISAYPKSEPGSKYADFDVQANIIIPYKFNSENHYSLKIKGEKISIGDIKRFFIETPTGASTAKITLSPVDGKNFGLMAYLYNPDGRNSGTGISTDESMRKDIELIITSEKMTHGIWEIIPASHYQSLNDSYFDLSVQFYMLQSDKPVISKLENIAGSMPSGSFSVMNLGSRLINSTLSGSIEGYMIEKEIKHTGSSIFKKTFKIGNEISQCKFIVEMSDEQYNKSTDISFNIFDEKGESIVSSGLGRKSAEINFRAAKAGTYRIEFEAGFTHSKFESEPWIFNLTEKYYYSESNSLKFDSPNMKIYPGTDNLIKFSTTNPIFVAPDGFKTFGDIELKDNYDNSVIYKQIIKLD; encoded by the coding sequence ATGTACAAAATTATTTTTGTGTTGTTGATGTTGAATATGAGCTTAGTTATCGGACAGGAAGATACATTTCCTTTTTTGGATATAAAATCAATGGGAGCTCACGAATTTATTAGACAAAATCCTGATTGCGACGGCAGGGGAGTGGTGATTTTCATTTTGGATAACTCGGTTGACCCGTCAATTCCCGGAATGATTTCTACTTCAACAAGTAAACCGAAAGTCATTGATATGCAGGATTTCTCTAATCAACTTGTGCTGAATTTGAAAGAAGCTGAATTTGAAACTAATAATAGCCTTCAGGTCCTGATGGCTGGCGATATAATGATTTCTGGTGCAGATAAATTGAAATTCAAACCCTTTGATGAGAAATATTTCTATGGTGTAATTGATGAAAAAAAGCATTTTATGAATTCACCGGTCAGTGATTTAAACTCAAATGGCAGAAAGGACGACAAGTTTGCAGTGATTGCTTTTAAAATTAAAATTACTGAGTCTATCGTTAGAGAATTTATAGGGATGGTAAAGCCTGAAATCGGCTCGATGCAATGGGTTTACTATGTTGATGAAAACAGTAATGGTTCAATAGATGACGAAATCCCGAGATTTACTTATAAATATAATCTTGATTATTTCAATTTTTACTCAGGTGATAAAGGAAAGCGTCCACTGGTTGTGATGTCAGCAAATCTTGCTTCGGATTCTCATAAAATGGTCATTAATACTTGTGACGGTTCTCACGGAACTCATTGCGGTGGTATTGCCTGTGGTTATGAAATTTACAATAAAAAAGGCAATAATGGTGTGGCTCCGGGTGCATTTATTGTATCTCTCAAAATCGGTTCAAATTTACTCTCAGGTGGAGCTACGACAACTGAAGCAATGAAAAAAGCCTATGAATACGGTATAGATTTTTTAAAAGAATCCGGAATCAAGTATGGCGTTTACTCTATGAGTTATGGTATCGGATCAGAAACACCCGGCAGAAGCGAAATTGAAAAATATTTAAATGAATTTGCACTCAAACACGAGAATGTAATTGTAATTACGTCAAATGGCAACAATGGTCCCGGAATAAATTCTACAGGAAATCCTGCAGGTGCTAATAATATTCTATCAGTCGGCGCTATGCTACCGGTTGATGTTCTCAAAAATTTATATGGTTCTCTGAGAAATACTCCTTGGGTTACCAATTTTAGTTCACGCGGTGGTGAATCAGGCAAGCCTGATGTAATAGCTCCGGGCGGAGCGTCTTCTTCTGTTCCGGCATTCGAACGTGGTGATGCCTTCTGGGGTACAAGTATGTCATGTCCTCAGGCAGCAGGGGCAGCTGCGATTCTATTCAGTGCTGCAAATCATTTCAATATTAAGACTACAGGTGCAATGCTAAAAAAAGCACTGAAATTCGGAGCCAAACCACTTGCTGGATACAGTCATCTTGACCAGGGCATTGGGCTTATCAATATTCAAAATTCTTTTGACTATCTCACGGCAATGAATGAACGCCGAGAGTTTGATAAGTCGGCTGATTACAGTATTGAAACCGCTAATAGTTATTATTCTGATAAAAAAGGTTCAGCTGCATTCTGGAAGGCATCCGGATATTTCCCAACCGGCAGTGAAAAGCAGACTGTTGCAGTAAAACCATTATTTTATAAGGAACTTCCGGCTGAAACTAAACACAATTTCTACAGAATTTATAATCTTGTGAGTGATTCACCATGGCTAAAAACCGATAAAAGTGAAATTTATCTCAGAGGTGAGCTTGGTGGCTCGTTCGGGATGATTTTCGATAGTTCGAAAATTACTAAACCAGGGCTTTACAGTGGGAGAATTTCGGCATATCCGAAGTCAGAGCCGGGCTCTAAATATGCTGATTTTGATGTGCAGGCAAATATAATTATTCCTTATAAATTCAATTCGGAAAATCATTATTCTCTAAAAATTAAGGGCGAAAAAATATCAATTGGTGATATCAAACGGTTTTTTATAGAAACTCCGACAGGTGCCTCAACTGCAAAAATAACTCTAAGCCCCGTAGATGGGAAAAATTTCGGACTTATGGCATATCTTTATAATCCTGACGGAAGGAACAGTGGAACCGGCATTTCAACTGATGAGAGTATGCGAAAAGATATTGAGTTAATTATCACAAGTGAAAAAATGACTCACGGTATTTGGGAGATTATACCGGCTTCTCATTATCAGTCTTTAAATGATTCATATTTTGACCTTTCTGTTCAGTTCTATATGCTTCAAAGCGATAAACCGGTTATCTCTAAACTTGAGAATATTGCCGGAAGTATGCCGTCAGGTAGCTTTTCTGTAATGAATCTTGGAAGTAGATTGATTAACTCTACTCTTTCCGGAAGTATTGAGGGCTATATGATTGAGAAAGAGATTAAACACACGGGCAGCTCGATTTTTAAAAAAACATTTAAAATTGGTAACGAGATTTCACAATGCAAATTTATTGTTGAAATGAGTGATGAGCAATACAACAAATCTACTGACATTTCATTTAATATTTTTGATGAAAAGGGCGAATCTATTGTCAGCAGCGGGTTAGGAAGAAAGTCGGCCGAGATTAATTTCAGAGCAGCAAAAGCCGGAACGTACAGAATTGAATTTGAAGCCGGATTTACTCATAGTAAGTTTGAATCTGAACCATGGATATTCAATCTAACTGAAAAATATTACTATAGTGAGAGTAATTCTCTAAAGTTTGATAGTCCAAACATGAAAATTTATCCTGGAACTGATAATTTAATCAAATTTTCAACTACAAATCCGATATTTGTTGCTCCGGATGGATTTAAGACTTTTGGAGATATAGAATTAAAAGATAATTATGATAATAGCGTTATATATAAACAAATAATCAAGCTTGATTAA
- a CDS encoding IPTL-CTERM sorting domain-containing protein, whose product MKKYLILIIIILASAAVLKSDMGLFDGVLTTTPVFNINLDNATSGGYVELTNDDLDVTQKGIVWSTSTEPTLSSNTGFTQEGAGPNSGASANFTSEMSSLVNGTTYYVRAYITNGDGTFYGNEVSFVSVPTLGEWGMIALATLLAGFGGWFVWRRVV is encoded by the coding sequence ATGAAAAAATATTTAATTTTAATTATAATAATTTTAGCATCTGCAGCAGTTTTGAAGTCGGATATGGGTCTTTTCGATGGCGTACTGACGACAACACCTGTGTTTAATATAAATCTTGACAACGCAACATCAGGCGGCTATGTTGAACTCACTAATGACGACCTTGACGTTACACAAAAAGGCATAGTTTGGAGCACAAGTACTGAGCCAACTCTATCTTCCAACACCGGCTTCACGCAGGAAGGTGCAGGTCCAAACTCGGGAGCCTCTGCAAATTTTACATCCGAAATGAGCAGTTTGGTCAATGGAACAACATATTACGTACGAGCATATATCACAAATGGTGATGGCACTTTCTACGGAAATGAGGTTAGTTTCGTCTCAGTTCCAACTCTCGGAGAGTGGGGTATGATTGCTCTGGCTACCTTACTTGCGGGCTTTGGTGGCTGGTTTGTATGGAGAAGAGTAGTTTAA